TGATATGTCCAGCATATTCGAAAATGGAAGATTCGGGGCTGTCGTTTcagaaaattcgataaattcaaTCGTGTTTAGCTTTTCATTTGAGATAGGAGAGAATGcttaaaattgaaacaaaaagaatttgaGGTTATGCGGTAACTTTTGAAGCCGAGTTTTTCGGGAACAAGGCATATGATCGAAATCAAAAAAAGGTTCATCCTCCTTGTCATTTTTCACCGGTTTTGAATCAagctttttttacattttcattaATACTCCTGTTCCggggaagaataaaaattgaaatttttctcataaGACACCCGTTTCATTTGAAAGAATGTTTTTTGCTgctttaccaatttcgttaatcGTTTAAACGTAACATTATAAACTCCTCAAAAATTGCTGTCCATTGGAGTGTTGCCTTaatgaataaagaatcaattgACATCGCGACAGGAATATCGATCGACTGTTCAATACGAAATGTCAACACGTTAgttttatttcgtattttttttctttattacgactaatatcattattatcattattattactattttatttgttcgtTACATAATGTTTTATACTGTTGTTTAACGTACATTTTATTCCTTCTTCGCCTTAAATTCTACTATGTTACAACCTCGGTGTCATGGATGACGTGTCATGAAACAACGTACAGTTTCATCGTTCGATCGTGAAAGATTATAAGCctacgtgatttttttctccttcatttATTCCCAATACAGAGAAAGCGCGAGatcaaagtgtttagaaaatGAAAGAGCAAAAGTGAGTGCGATTGAGAATCTTTTCCAAACGTTTTCCATCTGAAatttgatatatatatatataacgattttacaaaattcaacaataaaaataaatttcgagcTTCCAATCACTCAATGGTAGTCATTCGGaatgaaattctttaaaaaaattgccaaaaacTCGCTAGAAAAGTTCTCGagacagtgaaaaattttcgagactTTGGTTTTATTGTTAAATactgaaatttcgataaaaattttcttaacGATGAAATACGAGTGGAAAACATTCTCAATCATTCGTCATAGACTTATATGTACTACAACCGATTGAACGGTCGatgggaaagagaaaaaaatatatatttatatatttttatttgtatttacGTTATGTATAAACTTGGagattgatatttaaaaaaatgaggtaTGTACGCCGTCGTTTCTGCGCACATTGTGTACACACATACACGCACATGCGCTCGCACACACTTATGAGTTAGGCGGAATATATAGCGTTTGCGAATCATTGGTCGATCGAATCCTAACACGAGGatcttttaatttttgataCCCAATcgctacaaaaaaaattatacgtaCATCTTCGGATATATATAAttacgttttttcatttgtttttgttttttatttttcttttttataattatttatatcgTGTATAATAATGTGTGTAGAAATAGTAATTATGTACAGTGTTTCGCGTGTTCGATCGACCggcgtttttttgttatttcgttattaattatttgaataattaaaaaaacatttataatttACAATCGGAAAATTCATAATGCGCGCAAAAACAGGGCATTCGGAAATATTATTCGTTCGACGTGTGCACCGCGATGAATATTCCATTGAAGATGAGCACAAGATCTGTTATTCGCTTGGTAATAATCAAACAAATCCAAATAAcaattatttcgaattttatttcgagtcTTCGAAGCACTGGTTCTTAAATTGTATCctgaaaaatttacgaaaacgtttttaatggTCTGAGCAAGCAATTTTATGCTgacttgaatataaaaaaaaacgatcaatGAAGTACAGTGATGAACGATTTTGGAGTTATTGGCTCGCAACTGCCGAGAGAAAATGCACGAAGGACATTCCACGATTGATTTTCCTCCAGCCTTCCCCATTTTTTAGATATTACGATCGAACAGATTttgtttcacgttttttttctctgttttccATGCTTTATCGCTTTATCGACGGTGAGTTTTAAATTATTCGCTTGTTCTATGTACACAAAATACATTGCATTGGCACCGGATATatcgtatgtgtgtgtgtgtgcctcTGTGCCTCGATTGCCATATCCAATATCCTTCGAACCgcaattctttcattttcattatttattcgctATCTTCAATCTTCCtgttttcaattattcttaTTCTccactttttcaatattcttccTATATCTATTATTAACGCGAATCGCAATCGGTACAATACGTGGAACAATCGTTCGTTACTTACACATCTAATAGCCTATAACGTACACGTTAACGTTTTATTATCGTCTATATCTCTATATTCACGATACTATGTAACCCCGAATAACAGCCTGGAAGAACATATAAATATTCTCTTTTGCCAATAAAATTTCCAacttttttacttatttttctcatctctctttccttcctgGTTTATTCCTTGCAATAATCCTTTCTaaataatattattcaacGTCTCTTAGACGAATTACAATGGTGAAAACATACCGGAAGGTCGACGACCCTGAAATTCCTCAAATTCATTTCCAAACTCGGTCCagtataattttcatttctctctctctctcccacccTTTTCTCatccttattttttttgttgttcctCAGCAACACATCCGACTCGTCCATTCCAtcgtttcgaaaatatataggtacaTCTACGAAAAGGCCACTAAAATATTTCAGTTTTCGTCTTCACTGTTTATTCTTTCTTCACCCCGTTcatttatcattcattttcaGCACTTTTATCGACCGATCGCGACATCAGCTTGCTCTTGAGTATTCCAATATTAACgagatttaacaaaaattaaatggaaatttttattgaacagAGAATTTGATAGTGCGACGAGTTTAGCTCGAAAGCAAGCCGATGCTGTGGATTATTGATCAGTTGGCAATCCCGGTGTCAATGGAATGTTagcgataaaacaaaaaattgaaaaatgtttttcaccaTTTGTACGGCAGTTTCAATACTATTTTAAAACGAAGCAcgccaaaaaaataattgaataaaaaaaattttgaatttaatttcTAATAATTAAGgctctcgaaatttattaGCGTTATTATAAAACGGATCagtaattttcatttcaataattgGGCAGATACGTTCGCTTCGTTAACAGTACTTCAAGCAGACGTAATTCCAACAGCTTCCTGAACTATTTAAATCCTtgaatgtgttttttttttttattttcattttcaaatatctcgataatttttatcacataaaaaaacgtatttcatcatcatcatcgatcttttcatataatttctttttttttcctagataATACAAttcgatttcaaaatttcaattcgttctaataattttcatcatgaaaaaatcttttttatcgTCATTGGACTAATAAAAACTTCAGTACGTATTTATGTAAACATTTCTACAATCGGCATTTACGCGTCCGCGAATTACGAAGGTAAACCTTGCAAAGCCCTTTCGagtattcatttctttttcatacaCTTCCTTAATCCTGAAACCTTTTCATTTCGCATAGCAATACAAATGATCATAATAATaaccatgataaaaataatagcaataataatattaataattctcTCAACATCGTTTTGGCTGAATACAAATTTTCCACACACATTATTTCCCGATACATAaatctttcttcaatttgagGGAAAATCATAGTACCACAAgtgggaaatataaaaaatttacgaaCAAAAACGACTCGAAacgtttcatcgtttttcgctaattaaaaatttcgaatccgTTATTCATATGTAAAATAGCTGCCATGTTGCGTATAATCATATAAATATTCTGTCATTGTACAAAAATCATTGTCCgttaatgataataataataataatctctaatggataaaattttgagaaaagcgTTTACGTGTACAAATTgattacgaaaaaatatctacTAACGCTATACCTATCGCCATCCGTACTGCCGTtggactcgttttttttttcgtctcgcgcattattttaaaatctttttttcgtttgttcgtATTTACAATGTACGGTAAATGAATTGCGTTATACATTTATTCCGCAGTGGCAATTTGTCGAGAATTCGTCGCTTCGAAGACGATGATAATAATGAGATATTAATAAtactaaaaaataataataacgataatgttaatatcaatatttacaatatttctTAATAGTTTTGTCACACTTGGCAGTTCAACTTGGGCAAACTTTTGTGTACGCGTTATATTTGACAAGTTTGTGAATCGTTGCTGAATCAGCAATGAGAATTCGCAgtggtttttgttttgttttattttcccccaatatttcaaaatgttttttttctgttttcgtcTGTAAGAAAGTTTGACAATTCTATTTTGACAAAAACAAAGTGTAAACGAACGTTgggaaaaatggaataaaatgatttcactGCGTTGCTCAACGGTGCGATCACAACGTTGTTTCGTTTTCTCTCAACcagtgttttctttttctgtatGTCTCCTCGTGTATGAGCCTGGGATGAATAATATGACGACGAACTGTACGACGCATGGTAAAAACTACCTCAACAGCACAAACATTTTGAATGAGAATTTCCTTCCATTTCCACCTCTGCCATCGTCGCTGATATTTACAGGACAATGACCAAAGTTGATTTTCttcaaagaaaaatcttgtcctttcgtgtaaaaaaatgaactcgCGATTATTCGAATGTTCACTGTGGTATCAACGATCGGACGTATTTTGTTCTCGTTTGCTGCTctcgagaaaatttttcttcgttctcgtcacagattttacgattttcttttcacggccctctttctctcactcccGGCCCTCTACTTTACGtccgtttctctctttctgtttCTCTCTGTACAtacgaagaaaagaaaaagaaaaatgccaACAAAAATACATGGAAGGCACGCCTCATCTGCTGAGAATGCTTATGTCTATATCGCAAAGGTTTTTCTTATCTTCATTTTATCATTTGTTTCGttattcattaaaattctcttattttttcatttattttctctccctATATTCGCGTGGATATTTCTTTCTCGTacgttttgttcttttttttttttatctctttctctttatatCTCTCGTTCATACACTCCTAAGCACCTAAACAGGCCGCACTACTTAAGAACACAGTCGTTCTCCAGTCGTATCACATTTGACAAAACTATATTCGGTTTCTATTCGATCTCGTTGAACGTAGCAAAACacatttatacatatatagggAAAGAGATGCAGAGGGAGAAAAGCAGTCGACGTATCTTCTGCCCCCTGTTTCTTTAGCTTTCTAAAGTGTAACACATAAATTAGCCAAAGTTTCGAACTTTCGTGTTCGTTCAAAGTTCCATATTTAACgttgattttcttttgtttatttatttatttttaaaaatttttaattccgTCCAACACGATCGATCGGAACTCAACAGTCGAAATCTTTTCTTCCTTGGCTCTTGAATCCCTGAAAGCCCACAGGAGCATAAATATTCTCGCAGTCTTGTTCTCTCGTATCTCGTACGTCAAGAACCATCTGACGGATACTCGCGTAATCAGGCTCTTGTTCGAGATTGTAAGGATCGCCGCAAGAAGATTCGTCGTCGGGTCGATCGTTGCAGTCGTAAATATTGGAGGAACGATCGTCGAGGATCGAGCTATTAGCATCATTGTTCGACCATTCGTTGGGATCTACGTTGCAACGATAGTAATCACGATCCCTCGTTATTCCTGTGTTACCGACGTACATAAGCATGTCGTTGAAGTTCGGTAAAAAATCTGGATTGAAAAGAGACATCGTACGTTTGTCGTTCGATCGATTTGGCTCGTGTGTTGGAATCATGTAGTGTTCGTGTTGACCTTTGTTCTCCATTGTAAAGTGGCGACGTCCACTTCCAGCTGTTTCACGATACTCGTACGAATTAACAGATTTTAAGGAAGCTGGACGTTGAAAATTTCTCTTTAAacgttgttgctgctgctgctgctgctgctgtttttGTTGTTCGTCGATGAAATAACGATCGTGCAATCGCAAGTTTCGCCCAATTGAATCTATGCCGTTGTTTTCCCTCAGGAAATCAAGATCGTGGTACAATGCTTCCCCACGAGATGGCGCTTCATCGTACGGATCCCCGATCCGTGGGGTTTCCCTCTTCGATCTTTCCTTCTCGTCGTCATCCTCCTCCTCTCCTTCCTCTCCTTCCTCTTCCCCTTCTTCATCTTCctcgtcctcctcctcctcgctcttctgttttattttgttaccaggcatcgttgattttttttcataatcgtAACGTTCGGTGCACGAATTTTCAGACTCCGTTGCTTCGGACGAGCTCGAGCCGATTGCCGTTTGATCCATCGACGTTGCCAAGCCTCAGACGGCTCGTCGTCTTCTGTATCATATGTATGTCTTTTTAACCTTTTGCATCGGTTTGTTTTCCGCCGAggaatttgcattttttccattagGATTTTTCGGCGGGACGTTCAACACGAGGTTTATCGATTTGTTGTTAAAGCCCGCCGGCGACTCGGAGCTCTCCGTCAAACGATTCAACTGCTGTCTCTGCTCTGGCGGCTCCGGATATGGGGCACCTCGTAATCTTTGTGAAAACCAAAATCCCGACGCGAAACCAGCGATCAGAGAGAAGAAACAGGTGCCGATGAGCGCACCCGTCAACGTTTGCGCCGAATAAACCACCGGCGTAACTATCACACCTGtggaaaaacaatcgaaaaaacgtatgaattttttttctttccaacccgtttttttttttttttttcatcaaattaatgaaattcgtcatgaaaattttctgattTCACAAAAGCCTCGACCCAAAATTCCCACTTGGAtcaaattcaacaatttataCGTTCACGttttatgaaaatagaaaCATCGAAGTTCATCAGAACCGGATATCACGAAAGTGGGTCAATTATAACGTAATTGAattccaaatgaaaaaaaaaaaaaacaatacttTTTTCCTACACCGATAAATTCGAGAGGGTACATCTGTTTTCCTTCGTACTTGAATTtaatgataaaatgaaaaaattcattttcattgaatcaTTTGATCCACATTGGCTTATCACGGTTACGTAAGTTTCCCTTAAATCGCTAGCACCCCAGTTTGACTAAAAATGTAGTGTACACTTAactaaaaagaaaacaaagaatAATATCAAAAGAATAACGACAATGATAATACTAACAAAAAcaataatcaattttcaataatcgGGGCAGTATCGATTCCACGAAAAGTCCATACTGCGCGCCCGAGCCCGGAGCGCTATTCAGAAACCtccgaatgaaaataaaaaatggatcaaaattaataaaaaaaaataattaataataataataaagataaaaacatGCTCGATGCACGGTTTGGGAGGAGACCTCACCGCGGAACGTTAGTAAAGAAATAAATGGAGAGTACTTTGGATTTCGTtctcttttgttttgttttttttttgtttttttgtcttttttttttttcgaaaatgaaacGTACAGCTTTCACCGTGATTGCGTTATGACGATGCAAACGAACATGTATCTGCGCAGGTATGTAAATGTATGTGTTTTCGGTCGGTTAACACAGAATGACGTTACTCGTGTATTTTGTTTGATTATTTATCACGAATATGTTGCTTCATGAAATGTTTTATtggaatattaaaaaagatGAAACGAGAGTTTGTACGGTGTGTACCAGCAATCGTGTTGGATTGTTTATCCAGAGTTCCATGAAATGGCTTCAAACTTTGGTGAGCCTGAATTGCAGGGAATTTGATTGGGACCCAGACTCGGAATGTTGGTGCACTTTTCGGGGAACTGGCGATATAATTTTTTCGGTTCTTGGATTGGGGCATTTCTTTTCGTCATTTGTGAAGGTTATCTTGATGGTACGAGAAAAAATTGCCCAAGCAAGGGTCGATATTATGACAGATCCATTTCATTTTATACCTCGAATATTGACAAGAGCCACGACACAAGAGAGAATTAATACAAATTGTTGCTTTCACACGAGAGACATGAGAATTTAcgataatttgattttgtgTTCAAACAATCGCCACGGTGCATCAGAATCAGCAATAAAATCTAACgctccttcaatttttcagatAATTTCGAGCTTTTGATGATTGGCGCATCGATCGTTTGGTTCGTTGacatttcatctttttttcattacaccGATTGGTTTCTGATGAGACGAAATTCATTGTCAGAGAGCGAATTAATAATGATGATTTGTATTTGACGGAGATTTATATAATGTGCTTAAAATTCAgtaaattctcattttctcgTTATAATCAACAACGATAAATACATTTATTTGGAATAAAGCCCGACTGACGGAAGGGTCAAGGATTTTTGTTGTCCGTCTGTTTCgttctttcgttcatttcgtttgtCGTCTTTTAACTGGTTGGAAGGCTGTCGTATTCTGTTGTTTTTCTGCGGTCGTTGctgttgtattttttcattacctTGAGGTTCATTAGCCCTTGGCTGCGTGCGACTGTATTGATTTTCTCGATCCAACTCGATGACGATTTCATTGTCTCGCTCGTCAGGCTGCTCGCCTACGCGCCCGATTCGTGGCGGTACAGCTGGTGGCACCGGCTTCGCCATCTCCGAGGCAACATTTGCTAATCGACAATTACAGACACGGGTTGGTAACACAGACACAGGAAATGATCGACATTTTACGAGGAGCTCGTTAGGATTTTATGTCACAGATTCATCATtcgttctttcatttttctcaaaacttcCGTTTCTAGTCTACAGCTCCTGTTTTGCGTGTTGTACACCAAAAGAATTTTCAGTTGTGATGAACTTTTTTGAATCGTAAACACTTGAAATGTAAGGGTggattattttatatttttagaagataaaaatgcatttttatgaCACTAcgtcatcaaatttattctaCTTTcgcacatttttattttacactaTACACAACAACCTCGAAAAACATGACCTCTCAATGCGTAAGTTCCCCCACTGTGTCGATCGACATGGGTGGAAGTGGGAGAAGCACCATAGCACCAAGGCCCTCACGACGTTACGAGCAGTAACGGCTCCTGCGCAGGACCCATTTTTGGTCAATTTGCGCAATATGCTATATTTATAAGAGCGATGTGAACGCAGTCCCGTCGCTCTTACGCTTTTTAGAGGTTGTggtttaataataattttcagatgaatttcattttcatgaacTTTTAATTCGTGTTTGCAAAGTTCCACTGTGAATGGTGATTTattcaagaattttcgaaatatttttaacgtTTAAGGGACTCAATATCCGAGTCCGATCAAGATTTAATGTTCAAGAAATTCGTTTTGTTTCATTGTGTCCACGACATGGCAATTCATCGAATATAATTCTTTCAGTGTACATTCACACGAACCAGAGGAAACGTTTTCAGCATTCACGCACAGTTCGAAAtggaaagtgaagaaaaactgTACAATCGCGTCCCCaaaatcgaatgaataatATAGAAAAGCAAAATTTAAGCTGGCAATTGACGTCGTTTCAATTGTTCTGTTACCATCTGGATTCAAAATCGTATCACCGAATCAAGTATAATTTCGTTTATTCGTTCGACAAGAAAACGCTGAACTCCCATTAATATTTCATCCaatatttgaagaattttgaaaatgtcaACAAACGAATTAACGAAAGGTAAAAAACTGCAAAGAAATAAAACTATTTCGTAGAAATGATTACTTTAGACAGTTATTTTCGTTTGAGTGCTATAAATCGTGACTGGcaacgtcaaaaaaatcgctggCTCTCTGATAACCGAGATTATTTCGGAAAAATAGTGCATCAATAAAGGAGGTCGAACAGGTAGGACgtatatattgttttttcgttGACAAAGTAGTGTGAGAATACCACatagaggagagaaaaaaaagagttttggGGCGAGATATCTACACGCAATAAATATTCTCTCACTTGGCTTCCGccgcttttttttcacgtgtacGAACACACACGACTgacacagagagagagagagagagagagagagagagacacacacacacaactgACATACAGGCTAGCTATAAGCTCGcagaagcgagaaaaaaatattttttgtttgtcgaTCGAAAACGTTAACAGGCAGAATAGAGAACGGGAGGCTGAATGACGACAGAGTTTATTGGTCCATCACATAAAAGCTTAACGATATACATGAAATGTGATAAAGTGAGAGCTTCGTTTAGCGAATGAGATGCCTTTGACGTgggtgaaaaattcaaacatgTTTCAATATTCGGACGAGTAGTAAGCGACGTTCAAGCAATgtgcgaaaagaaaaagataaagaaggagaagaagaagaagaagaagaagaagaagatgatgaacaaaataatgaggGTAAACGATTAATTTAGACTTTTGAGAACAAGCCGCTAAGGAAAAAGTCGATAGTGTTAGTCGGGCTGTGCTGGGAGGCTGGCGATTCGGGGTGGTAGGGCAACCAGCTCGAATGATCACGATAATTGACGCATTTGCCTGAATCCATGGTTAAATTAACAACGAACAAATTTGTCGAATGACTTTTTCTATCGCTGATAGTTTCCCAGTGACGCAATTCGATTATTGCACTTTCCAACGTTTCTTTGTTGATAAATATTCttcattcgttttattttcattcggtatTATTCGACCAAATTAATTTGTGAATGGAAATGTTGTCGGTGGAAAAATCACTTGACGTGcaattcgtttttattttatttcacgcAACGTTGATTTCGTtcgcttgaaaaaaatggagtttcATCAGACATCTCGATAAAATGGATACTCGAAATGatcaattttatgttttttttgtttttttttcgtcactttgaagcaattgtattttattctgaaaagagCTCTCGTCCATGCggagaaattttataaaaattttgctcCGTTCTGAGTTTACTACTTTTAGCCGACAACTCGAAAGTGTGTGTGCGTTTTTTCCAGTGAATTTTTGACAGAATCGTAAAAAGAGGTGATTCCGAAGCGTTTTCCGGCGCGCTTGGCTTGCACCTTCGTACCGGACGCGCCAATATTCCGTGTCATTCGCGAACTTACGAGAGggaaagtataaaaaatacaatttttaagaaaattctcaaacttggTCTTACCTTCCTCGTAGCCGCAGCCTTTGTGCTTGCCGCTGAGAATGTCCTGGAAAAGCGTCTTCCCGGCGTCGTTGTCGTGCAGCTTCGTTGGCACCGCGACGCACAGATCCGTCGTTGCGTCCCAAGCGCAATGGGGGTCCTGAAGGGCCACGCAAGCGACGCAGGAATTGGCGTTCACGCTGTCACAGTAGTGCAAGGGGACTGCGCGGATTTCCGAATCCGCAATTACCACCAACTTACTCGCTTCACCGGCGAGATGCACCACTTGCAGATCTTTCACGGCTTGGCCTGTTCGGAAAACGGCGTAATTTTAAATTactctttttacattttcgtgaaaaatatgcGATATTTTTCTCGGTTTCGAGTTTCCTCGAAATTACCACCGGAATATAACAGCTTTTTCAACGACTCATGAAAACGCTTTTATTTTCCGGACGAAACTGTGACAGAACGAAAAATACCAATTTATACTCACGgtataaatattaaataaatcAATGAACGAGTCaaacacaaataaaatacGGACATtggtgagaagaaaaaacgagaatcgaTTTGTTCACTGACCGTATTTG
This sequence is a window from Venturia canescens isolate UGA chromosome 8, ASM1945775v1, whole genome shotgun sequence. Protein-coding genes within it:
- the LOC122414944 gene encoding MATH and LRR domain-containing protein PFE0570w-like, giving the protein MDQTAIGSSSSEATESENSCTERYDYEKKSTMPGNKIKQKSEEEEDEEDEEGEEEGEEGEEEDDDEKERSKRETPRIGDPYDEAPSRGEALYHDLDFLRENNGIDSIGRNLRLHDRYFIDEQQKQQQQQQQQQRLKRNFQRPASLKSVNSYEYRETAGSGRRHFTMENKGQHEHYMIPTHEPNRSNDKRTMSLFNPDFLPNFNDMLMYVGNTGITRDRDYYRCNVDPNEWSNNDANSSILDDRSSNIYDCNDRPDDESSCGDPYNLEQEPDYASIRQMVLDVRDTREQDCENIYAPVGFQGFKSQGRKDFDC